The DNA segment TAGTAACCATCCCCGTCTCGGCGCGCTCCGTCACCGGTAAAATAATAACCGGGATAGGTGGAAAAATAGGTATCAATCATACGCTGGCGATCACCGTAAATACCGCGAATCATCGAAGGCCAGCTGCGTTTGATCACCAGTGAGCCCTCGCCCTGTCCCTCGATCTCTTTGCCATCACCATCCAGCAGGGCGGGCTGGACACCGAAAAAGGGCCTGGCAGCGGAACCGGGCTTGAGCGCCATGGCGCCTGGCAGCGGAGAAATCATATGGGCACCGGTTTCCGTTTGCCACCAGGTATCCACAATTGGACAGCGCGCGTCACCGACCACCGTGTAATACCACTCCCAGGCCTCCGGATTGATGGGCTCACCCACGGTACCCAGCAGCCGGAGAGAACTGCGGTCTGTCTTCGTGACAAAGTCGTCACCAGCGCCCATCAGGGCACGAATGGCCGTAGGCGCCGTATAAAATGCATTGACCTTGTGCTTATCCACAACCTGCCAGAACCGCGAAGCATCCGGGTAAGTGGGCACGCCCTCAAACATCAGGGTGGAGGCACCAGCACAGAGCGGTCCGTAGACGATGTAGCTATGGCCGGTAATCCAACCGACATCGGCCGTACACCAGAAAACCTCCCCCTCTTTGTAATCGAACACATATTTGAAGGTCATGGTAGCCATCAGCAGATATCCGGCTGTCGTGTGCATCACGCCCTTGGGTTTGCCGGTGGAACCTGAGGTATAGAGGATAAACAGCGGGTCTTCGGCATGCACAATTTCCGGCGCGCACTCGCTGTCCATTCCGGCAACGGACTCCGCATACCAGATATCGCGCTTGCTGTCCCAGTCCACCGGGACACCGGTGCGTTTCACAACGATCACCCTGCGCACCTCGGGGCAATCGGTCAGGGCGCGATCCACATTGGCCTTGAGGGGAATGTGTTTCCCCCCCCGGACCCCTTCATCCGCCGTTATCACCAGACGGCAATCGGCATCCAGAATACGGTCTTTCAGAGAAGCCGGCGAGAAACCGCCAAACACCACAGAGTGCACCGCACCGATACGGGCACAGGCGAGCATCGCATAGGCGGCCTCCGGGATCATCGGCATATAGATACAGACGCGGTCACCCTTCTTAACCCCCTGCGCCTTCAGCAGGTTGGCCAGCCGGCACACCTTTTCGTACAGGGTGCGATAGCTGATCGCCTGGTTATCCGCCGGATCGTCCCCCTCCCACAGGATTGCTGTCTGGTCCGCGCGGTTGGCCAGGTGTCGGTCAATGCAATTGACAGTGACGTTCAGGGCTCCATCCGCAAACCAGGCGGTATCGCCGCGTGACAAATCCTCATGGAATACCCGGGTAAAGGGCTGGTCCCAATGCAGGAAATCCTTGGCCTGCTGGGCCCAGAAAGCCTCCGGATTCTCCACCGACTGACGGTACATCCTCTCATAGTCATCGGCACCAATCAGCGCATTTTCAATAAATGCTGCGGGTATGGGACGGGTGTGGACTTCTGACATTATCTTCTCCTTTATTATGGGCGCGGCGCTTGTTGTGTCGGTGAGCCTGAATTTTACAGAACCTTTTTCATCTCTCTTGATAGTATTACAGCCCTAAAGTCATCACCTTTACATGACCCGAAACCTATGGGCACAGTATCCATTATATGGCGAGTGTAAGTCCTGGCAGGCTGTCCGGCAAGCGATGCCAGGTCTTTAGCACGCCTGGAGTAATTATGCTTGAAGTATTCCAATCACCGCGATTTAGAATCAATAAATGTTGAATAAACCCGACTGTAGCTTATTGGGAAATTCTGGTTTTTGTGCAGTAAATGCCAGGACGGAAAAAACCGGGCATAGTCAGCAGCTCACCCACCGCCGACGCCTTTTATTGTTCCCCAACCAGTGCAACAGAAACATGCATAGAGTCCCAACGTATCGCTTGTGCCCGTTACGACTGGAGGCTTTATATACACTGTTCTACCCCGATACTGTCCGCCATCACAAAACGCTCTTTCCACACACCTGGAGATCCCAGTAAAAACCTTTTCGGTATCCCGCTAGCCAGGACAAGTGCACTCTCCCAGCTTTTCCAAACTTAAACCGGCAGTCCGCAATCTCTGCAATTACTTTGCGAGACCAACGGCCAAAAACCCGATCGACCTTGTGGTGAATACTCTGTTGTAGATAGTGTTGAAGCATTAACTGCATGTTGATATCAACTTTTCACCTATACCCAGTCTGTAACCTGCGTCTTTCTAGCAGGAACACACCCCTCCGGCCAAACGCATGGTATCGGTTGTACTTTTCAGCGGCCAGACGTTATGATCGTCACAAGGTGGCAGTCAATCTATTCCTGGGGAATCTGCAGCTCCTTCCTTCTCGCTCAGGCTGAGTACAGGAAGAACCCTTTCATAAAATAATACCTACAAGCCCCTAATTTATCATTAGGCACGGCATGATCTCATTGAGGAAAACCGATGATTTATACCACAACCCAGACTGTTCCCAATCGTGAAATCACAGAAATTCTGGAAGTCGTTAGCGGTAATGTCGTTCAATCGAAACATGTTGGTCGAGATATTATGGCTGGGCTTAAGGGAATTGTGGGCGGGGAATTAAAAGGGTATACAGAAATGCTGACCGAGGCCAGGAGTGTTGCAATAAAACGCTTGTTATCAAAAGCGCAGGAATTGAGAGCCGATGCTGTGGTAGGCATTCGATTTACCACAAGTTCAATCACGGAAGGATCATCAGAAATATTGGCTTTTGGTACAGCGGTTAAGCTTTCCAGATAATTGAATACACTGGAGCCAGAACCCCTCCCCGCATTGCCGTCTGTGAGCAGAGCATATCAATCCTTTTCCCGGGCTGAAGCCGGATACTGCCCGCTCGATTGTAGATTAGGGTTGTGCAGTATCTGAGGCAGCCCCTTCCCAGGATATGGGCACCACCACCATCCGCCGCTGGGTCAAATAGTTTGAGGGCGAACGCAGCGGTGAGATACCAGCCAGTTAGGGGTTTTTCCTGAGCGGCAAAAGCTCCAAAAGCTTGGGGCCGGATTCAACCAATTGGAAGGGGAGAAAGAGAGAAGATATAGACTGCTGTTCCCTCAGTCTCCGGCAGGATATCCCGGGTATGGAGAAGCCGATTAAGGGAGCAGGAGGTCGTGGAAGCAGCTGAGAAGCGTTTGATGTGCTTCGATTATGCGACTACGAATACAGGAGCACAAAGATCTCACTTGACGCGCCCAGTATGCATTCGCTTCGGGGTTCACGTGATCTTTAAGCGCAATCGTAAAACTCAGACCTCAGCGAGCTGCACCGGGATTGTGTTGGTGCTACGCGCCACCTGATTTTTTTCATCCAGGTAAACCAGACTGGGCTTGAAATTATCGGCTTCTGCTTCAGACACCTGTGCATAAGAGGCGATAATGACTCGATCACCCACCTGCACGCGGCGCGCCGCGGCGCCGTTCATGGAAATAACGCCGGAACCGCGCTCGGCCAGGATCACGTAGGTGTGGAAGCGTTCGCCATTACTCACATTGTAGATATCAATCTTTTCGAACTCACGCAGACCGGCCAGCTCCACCAGATCCTGATCAATTGCACAGGAGCCGTCGTACCAGAGTTCAGCCTGGGTGACTGTGGCCATATGCAGTTTGCCTTTCAACATTTCGAATTGCATGCTCAGGTGCCCCCTCAGAGTTCCAGAGATAGATTGTCAATCAAACGCGCTGCGCTGGTGTACATCGCACCCAGGATCGTAATCTGTTTGTCGTCATCTGCAGCCGGCTGCAAGTCCCTGCTGTGGCAGATGGAAAAGTAGTCGGCACGGAAACCACTGTTTTCCACACGCCTGCGCGCCTCGGCCTCCAGGGCGGCAAAATCCCTGCGTCCCGCCAGTATCTCATTCCTGACCCAGTTCAGCGACTGATTCAACACCGCCACCTTGGGCCGCTCTTTCGCGGTGATGTACACATTGCGGGAACTCATCGCCAGGCCATCCGCCTCGCGGTGCACCGGAGCCGCGAGGATGTCCACGGGCAGGCACAGGTCCTCCACCATGCGGCGAACAACGGCCAGCTGCTGGAAGTCCTTGATGCCAAACACCGCCTTGTCCGGCTGCACAATATTGAACAGTTTGGCCACCACAGTGGTAACCCCTTCAAAGTGACCGGGTCGGCTGGCACCACACAGTACACCGGTCATGGCCGGACAGACCACGCGGGTCTGCTGGTCCATACCATTGGGGTAGATTTCGCCCTCATCCGGGTGGAACAGGAAATCGCACGCGGCATCGCGCAGCCTGGCCATATCCCGCTCCATGGTGCGCGGATACTTGTCCCAGTCCTCGTTCAGACCAAATTGCAGTCGGTTGACAAAAATAGAAACCACTACCCGATCGCAGTGCTGTCGGGCCATTCGCACCAGTTCGATATGGGCATCGTGCAGATTGCCCATTGTGGGTACGAAACCAATGGTTTTGCCGTCCCTGCGGGCCTTGGCCAGTGCCTCGCGCAGGCTTGCTACGTGGTGGAAGACTTGCATCGCTCTCCTGCTCACTGGGGATCTGCGTGGCATCATACTCGCCGCAGTCAGGTGTCTCAACAGGGCAAAACTGGCGCTATTCCCGGGTTTTCCCAGGGTACAGTTCCAAGCCTCGCACAGGGAAAGTGTCACTGGCTGGATTACCAGTCATCCCTTTGTTCCACTCCCTGAGTGACAATCAAAGCAGTTCAGGAAGTGTTCAGATGCGTCAAGGCAAACTACCCGCCATGATACACAAAAGACCGCAAACAACATAAAAGAGCCATCCGGGCTCGGGAGTGCCGCCATGAGACATCTTGCGACCGCCATCGTCACCGCGGGCCTGCTGCTGATAGCAAACCCCGCACTGTCCGAAGTTTCCCGGGGACTCCAGCGCGCACTGGACCTCGATCACCACGGGCAGGGAAAGGCCCATCGCGAGCAGCGCCATGTGAAGCGCAGCCACGACAAATACCATGACAAAAAGCACCAAAACCGCAAGCAGGAAAAGAAACGCCGCAAGCAGGAGCGCAAGAAGGAAAAGCGCAAGCAAAGACGCAAGGAAAAGCGCCAACACCGCCGTGAAGTGCGCCACGCCTACAAATCGGGTTACAACAAAGGCTACCGGCAGGGACATCGAAAAGGGCACAGGCACGCCTTTCGCGCCGCCTACAGACCCTACTACCGTCACGGCTACCGCGGACATCGCCCCCACTGGCGCCCGGTGCACTATGGTTACGGATATCGCTGGCGCCACCTGCCACACAGCTTCGTTGGCCTCAGCCTAGGTGCCGCAAGCTTCTTCTATAGCGATGGTATCTTTTACCGCCCGGCATCCCGCGGATATGTGGTCACCCATGCGCCCCAGGGAGCCATAGTGCACAGCCTGCCAGCCTCTGCCCTCACTGTGGTTGTCGGCGGCCGCCACTATTACGTCGCTTACGACACCTACTACCTGTGGGATGACGTGCGACGCGGCTACCGGGTGGTCCCCAATCCCGGCCTGTTTTAACCCCGATTCCATCCCCCCACCTCTGCGGCCTCCGGGCCGCCTTTTTACTTTTCGGCTTCCCTCATACCCGCCAAATTTGCACAATACCCCGGCGGTGTCACAGCGCTAAAACAGCACCCGGGCACCCCGGGTGTAGCGCTGCTTCTGCGCCGGACAAAAATACCGTCTTTTTATCTATAGTTATTGCTTTCCAGCGCTGCTGGGCCCAAGATTCGCGCCCGCCGAGGCTCAACAGACAAGTGCCATGAAACAGCAACAAATTCAGGATTGGACCTGCGAGGATTCAGCCGATCTCTACGGTATCCGCAACTGGGGCGCCGGTTATTTTGATCTGAATGCAAAAGGAGAGATTTCGGTTCAGGTGGAGGGCCCCAGTGGCAAAGCCCACAGCGTCTCCCTGATGGATATCGCCCGCGGTGCCACCGAGCGCGGACTCGGCATGCCGCTGTTGCTGCGTATCGAAAACCTGCTCGATGCCCAGATCGCCCGCATCAATACCTCCTTTGCCCGCGCCATCGTCCGCTGCGGCTATGGCAATGTTTACCGCGGCGTCTTCCCCATCAAGGTCAACCAGCAGTGCCAGGTGATCGAGGAAATCGCCAGTGCCGGCCATCCCTTCAACCATGGCCTGGAGGCCGGCAGCAAAGCGGAGCTGATTGCAGCACTGTCGATCCTGGACAACACCGAGTCCCTGATTGTTTGCAACGGCTACAAGGATGAGGAATTTATCAATCTGGGTCTGCAGGCGCAGCGCCTGGGGGTACAGGTTTTCTTTGTGGTGGAAACCCCCTCGGAGGTGCAGACCATTATCCGCTGTGCCGAGCGGGAGCAGGTGCGCCCCAATATCGGCGCGCGGGTCAAACTCGCCTCCAAAGTGGGCGGCTACTGGAATGCCACCAGTGGTGATCGCAGTATTTTCGGCCTCGGCAGCAACGACCTGATCGCTATGGTCGACCAGCTGCGCAAGCACGGGATGCTCGACTGCCTCAAGCTGCTGCACTACCACCTGGGCTCGCAGGTACCGAATATCCGCGATATCCGCACCGGTGTACTGGAGGCCTGCCGCTATTACGCCGATCTGGTGGAAGAGGGGGCACCCATGGGCTATCTGGACCTGGGCGGCGGCCTGGCCGTAGACTACGACGGCACCAAAACCAACCACATCCACTCCAAAAATTACTCCCTCGATGAATATTGCGTGGATGTGGTGGAGGCCATTATGGGCACCCTCGACAGTGAGGGTGTGGCCCACCCGGTGATTATCACCGAGTCCGGCCGCGCCACGGTGGCCTACTCCTCGGTGCTGTTGTTCGATATTCTCGACACCACCCGCTTCGAGCCGGTGGAACTGGAGCACACCAGAATCAACGAGGGGGATCACCCGATGCTGATGAACCTGCAGGACGCGGTGCGCAATATCACCCCCAGAAATCTGCAGGAAAGCTATAACGACACACTCTATTATCGCGATGAGGTGCGCTCTCTCTACCTGCACGGCCAGGTGAGCCTGCGCGAGCGCGCCAATGCGGAAAACCTGTTCCTTCAGGGCGCCTGGGAAATTCGCCAGCTGCTGGACGAAGCCGAGGAGATCCCGGCGGACCTGCAGGCACTGCCCGAGGTATTGTCGGATATCTACTACGCGAATATGAGCGTATTCCAGTCGCTGCCGGATATCTGGGCCATCAACCAGATATTTCCGCTGCTGCCGATCCACCGCCTGGACGAGGCACCGACGCGCTCGGCCATCCTCGCCGATATCACCTGCGACTGTGACGGCAAGATCGACCGCTTTATCGGCCGGGAGAAAGCGCAGAAAACCCTGCCCCTGCACGAACTCAAAGAAGACGAGGACTATATTCTCGGCACCTTCTTAATCGGCGCCTACCAGGAAACCCTTGGCGACCTGCACAACCTGTTCGGTGATACCCATGTGGTGAGTGTGCGCTTCCAGGAAGACGGCAGCATTGATTTCAGCCGCGAAATTCACGGCGACAGTATTGCCGATGTGCTCAGCTACGTGGAGTACCAGCCCAAGGCGCTGTTCGAGCGCTTTCGCCGCCTGGCGGAACGCGCGGTGAAAAAGGGCTTGATTACCGCCGCCCAGCGCAAGCAGATTCTGCATACCTACACCGCCAGCATGAGCGGTTACACCTACTTTGAGAAATAAGGCCCAGCGCCAGAGAAGACAGCGGCGAGAAAAGCTGCAGATTAAGGAGATCCTTATGGCCAACATACTGATCATCGGCGCCGGCGGCGTCGGCCAGGTGGTTGCACACAAGTGCGCCCAGGTTGCGGAAGTGTTTGAGCACATCACGTTAGCCAGCCGCACCAGGAGCAAGTGCGACAAGATTGCAGCGATGCTGCCGCGCAAAATTGATACTGCCGAAGTGGATGCGGACAATGTGCCGGAACTGGTCAAACTGATCGAGAGTGTGCAGCCGGACATGATCATCAACGTGGCCCTGCCCTACCAGGACCTGCACATCATGGATGCCTGCCTGGAGACCGGCGTGCACTACCTGGACACCGCCAACTACGAACCGCCGGAAGAGGCCAAGTTCGAGTACAAATGGCAGTGGGCCTACCAGGACCGATTCGAGAAAGCCGGTTTGATGGCACTGCTGGGCAGCGGTTTCGATCCCGGCGTTACCAGCGTATTTACCGCCTACGCCAAAAAACACCACTTCGACCGTATCCATACCCTGGATATTCTCGACTGCAACGCCGGCGATCACGGCCTGCCGTTTGCCACCAACTTCAATCCGGAAATCAATATCCGCGAAATCACCGCCAACGGCCGCTACTGGGAAAACAGCCAGTGGGTCACCACCGAGCCAATGGCAGAGAAGCGCGTGTTCCATTTCCCCGAGGGCATCGGCGACAAGGATATTTACCTGCTGTATCACGAGGAGTTGGAGTCCCTCTGCAAGCACTTCCCGGAAATCGAGCGCGCGCGCTTCTGGATGACTTTTGGCGAGAGCTACCTGAAGCACCTGGAAGTCCTGCAGAATGTGGGTATGACCGGTATTGAACCGGTGGAATTCCAGGGGCACAGCATCGTACCCATCCAGTTCCTCAAGGCGATGCTGCCGGACCCCGCCAGCCTGGGCCCGCTGACCAAAGGCAAAACCTGCATCGGCAATATTATCCGCGGCACCAAGGACGGCGAGGAAAAGATCTACTACCTCTACAACACCTGCGATCACCAGGATTGCTACAAAGAAGTGCAATCCCAGGCCATTTCCTACACCACCGGTGTTCCCGCCATGATCGGCGCCAAGATGATGCTGGAAGGCAAGTGGATGAAGCCGGGCGTATGGAATTTGGAGCAGCTGGACCCGGACCCCTTTATGCACGACCTGAACAAGTACGGCCTGCCCTGGCAGGAAACCTGGCTGGACAGGCCCTTCCAGTAAACCCGCACCCCCCATAAATCCCCAGGGCGGGCCAGGGGCCTGCCCGCCACACCAGGATACAGTGCCCCCATGGACCTCACCCCTCGCGTAGACTACTTCGGCAGTTTTGATCCCGGTCGTGTACCCTCCCCCTGTTTTGTGATCGACGAGATTGCCCTGCGTGATAATTTGTCGGTACTCGCCGATGTACAGGCCCGCAGCGGCGCCAAGGTGCTCGCCGCCCTCAAGGCCTTCGCCATGTTCAGCACCGGCCATATCGTGGCCGAATACCTGTCCGGCACCTGCGCCAGCGGGCTGTATGAGGCCAAGCTGGGATTTGAGGCGTACGGCGGTCACGACCAGGGCAGGGAAGTGCATGTGTTCAGTGCCGGTTACAAGGAGGGGGAACTGCGCGAGATTCTCACATTCGCCCACCATGTGATTTTCAACTCCTTCTCCCAGTGGCAGCGCTACCGGGCACTGTGCCTGGAAATGCAACAGCAGCGCCCGGAATTGCGCTTCGGCCTGCGCATCAATCCCGAGCATTCCGAAGGGCACACCGAGCGTTACGATCCCTGCGCACCCCGTTCGCGCCTGGGCATTGTGCGCGCGCTGTTTGACGGCGAATCGCTCGAAGGTATCAGCGGCCTGCACTTCCACACCCTGTGCGAACAGGACTTCAAACCCCTGGAACGCACCATTGCCGCCGTGAAAGAGAAATTCGGTCACCTGATTCCGCAGATGGAGTGGATCAACTTCGGCGGCGGCCACCATATCACCCGCAGCGACTACCAGGTGGACGCACTGGTGGCAGCGGTACGCGCCTTCTCGGCAAAATACGCCGTACAGGTGTACCTGGAACCCGGCGAAGCCATCGCTCTGTTTTCCGGCATCCTGGTATCCGAGGTGGTGGACACCAGCTGGAACGGCCAGAACCAGGCCATCCTCGACGTCTCCGCCACCTGCCATATGCCCGATACCCTGGAGATGCCCTATCGCCCGGAGATCACCGGCGCGGCGCGGCCCGGCGAACTCCCCCACACTTACTGCCTGGGGGGGCAGAGCTGCCTGGCCGGTGACAGTATTGGCGAGTACAGTTTTCAGGACCCCCTGAAAGCTGGCGATCGCCTGGTATTTGAGGAGATGGCCTATTACACCATGGTAAAAACCAATACCTTTAACGGTATTCCCCTGCCGGCCATCGCCCTGTGGAACTCCGCTAGCGACGAGCTGCAAATCATCAAGGAATTCAGTTACCGGGACTTTAAGGAACGGCTCTCCTGAGTGCATTCCACAGTGCAATAAACAGCCCCAGCAGAAGCGCATCCGCCGCCAGAGGAACCACACATGCTGTCTGAAAATGATTACCCCATTTTTCTCGGCTCCGAAATCGAACAGCCAAAGCCGGAAGAGGCCTTTTTCCATATCATACCCATTCCCTACGAGGAAACCGTTTCCTATGGCGGCGGTACCGGCAGGGGCCCCGCCGCCATTCTGGCAGCCTCCTGGCAGCTGGAGACGTTCGACAACTTCTCCTCCCCCTGTGAAATGGGCATCTACACCCGCTCACCGGTATCGGTGTCCGGTAGCGCGGAACAGGTGATGGGCCATATCGCCGCGGCCACCCAGGCGGTGCGGGCACTGGGCAAGATGCCGGTGGGTATCGGCGGCGAGCACTCGGTGACCTGGGGCCTCATCCAGGGCCTGCTGGACGCCGGCGAGACCGACTTTGGCGTGGTGCAGATCGACGCCCACGCGGACCTGCGCGACCGCTACGAAGGCCACAAGCACAGTCATGCCAGTGTGATGCGCCTGGTGGTGGAGGCCGGCGTGCCGCTGTTCCAGTTGGGTATTCGCGCCTACTGCGAAGAGGAAATGCAGGCGCGCAGGGACTACCAGGTAGGCTACCTGGACGCCCACCAGCTGGTACCCAACCAGGTGCAGGAATTTCAGCTCCCGGAGCATTTCCCCGGAAAAGTCTTCTTTACCCTGGATGTGGACGGCCTGGACCCCTCGGTATTCCCCGCCACCGGCACCCCGGTGCCGGGCGGCCTGGGCTGGTACCAGACCCTCAACCTGTTCGAGTCCGTCGCACGGCAAAGGGAAATCATAGGCTTCGATCTACTGGAATTTGCGCCGATCAAAGGCTTCCATGCCTATGATTTCGCCGCTGCGCAGCTGTTGTACCGGCTGATGGGGATCATCCAGCGCAATCGCCCCCAGGCACCCACTCATGGGAAGGTTGACAATTCTTAACCGAATAACCTGTCTTTACTGCCACGATACGGGGTAGCATCCGGGATGTGAGTGACCACTTCGCTGGAGAAACCGTGAAACTGCTGAAGAGTATACTTGGCGCCAGTGCGTGCATTGCGCTGGCCGCATTCGCCTTTAGCCCGTCTGCCGATGCGCGGGGCTATGAGCGCAGGGGAGACCATCACCATCACCGCGGCGGCTACTACCGCGGCCCCCGCGTTTCCATCGGCTTTATCGCACCGGCATTACCCCTGGGGCACGTGCGTGTTGCCGTCGGCGGGCGCCCCTATTATTACCATGGCGGTCACTTCTACCGCCACAGCCCCAGAGGCTATGTGGTGGTTGCCGCGCCCCTGGGCGCCTCTGTGGTGACCCTGCCGGCCAGCGCCGTGCGGGTACAGCTGGGCGGCGTGACTTACTACCAGTATGGCGACGCCTATTACCAGTGGTACCCGGCCACCCGTACCTATGTGGTGGTGGCACCGCCGGCACCGGCTCCCGCACCGGTAGCGGTCGTGCCGGCACCTGCGCCCGCTAGCCCGAACCCCGGCCCCAATGGTTTCCTGCCCGGCCAGGTGGTTGAAACCCTCCCCAACGGCTACGCCGCCGAAGTGATCAACGGCATCCAGTATTACCGTTACGGAGGCAACTACTTTTTACCCACCCAGCGCGACGGCCGCGAAGTCTATGTAGTGGTCAAGCTGTAAGCGCCGCCCCGGCTTCCAACCCCTGGAAGCGGGCAAACTGACCCAGAGCCCGGTGAAAACCTGCTTCGAGTGTGACACCGGGCTTTTTCACCCAATGCAGCGCCTCTGTACGCAGCACCCCCGCTTCCCTGTCCGCTTTCAAGTCCACCAGTCCCACAAACTGATCACCGTACAGGATCGGCAGGCAGAAGTAGCCAAAGCGACGCCTGGCCGCCGGCACATAGCACTCCAGTTGGTATTCAAAGCCGAACAGGCGGCGCAGGCGCTTGCGCTGCAGTACCAGGGGATCGAAAGGCGATAACAGGCGC comes from the Microbulbifer sp. MI-G genome and includes:
- the acs gene encoding acetate--CoA ligase encodes the protein MSEVHTRPIPAAFIENALIGADDYERMYRQSVENPEAFWAQQAKDFLHWDQPFTRVFHEDLSRGDTAWFADGALNVTVNCIDRHLANRADQTAILWEGDDPADNQAISYRTLYEKVCRLANLLKAQGVKKGDRVCIYMPMIPEAAYAMLACARIGAVHSVVFGGFSPASLKDRILDADCRLVITADEGVRGGKHIPLKANVDRALTDCPEVRRVIVVKRTGVPVDWDSKRDIWYAESVAGMDSECAPEIVHAEDPLFILYTSGSTGKPKGVMHTTAGYLLMATMTFKYVFDYKEGEVFWCTADVGWITGHSYIVYGPLCAGASTLMFEGVPTYPDASRFWQVVDKHKVNAFYTAPTAIRALMGAGDDFVTKTDRSSLRLLGTVGEPINPEAWEWYYTVVGDARCPIVDTWWQTETGAHMISPLPGAMALKPGSAARPFFGVQPALLDGDGKEIEGQGEGSLVIKRSWPSMIRGIYGDRQRMIDTYFSTYPGYYFTGDGARRDGDGYYWITGRIDDVLNVSGHRLGTAEVESALVLHEDTAEAAVVGYPHPVKGQGIYAFVTLKSGHAPSEALRRALIDLCATEIGPIAKPDIIQWAPGLPKTRSGKIMRRILRKIACNALDSLGDTSTLADPSVVDELIAHRENR
- a CDS encoding heavy metal-binding domain-containing protein — protein: MIYTTTQTVPNREITEILEVVSGNVVQSKHVGRDIMAGLKGIVGGELKGYTEMLTEARSVAIKRLLSKAQELRADAVVGIRFTTSSITEGSSEILAFGTAVKLSR
- the panD gene encoding aspartate 1-decarboxylase is translated as MQFEMLKGKLHMATVTQAELWYDGSCAIDQDLVELAGLREFEKIDIYNVSNGERFHTYVILAERGSGVISMNGAAARRVQVGDRVIIASYAQVSEAEADNFKPSLVYLDEKNQVARSTNTIPVQLAEV
- the panC gene encoding pantoate--beta-alanine ligase, which translates into the protein MQVFHHVASLREALAKARRDGKTIGFVPTMGNLHDAHIELVRMARQHCDRVVVSIFVNRLQFGLNEDWDKYPRTMERDMARLRDAACDFLFHPDEGEIYPNGMDQQTRVVCPAMTGVLCGASRPGHFEGVTTVVAKLFNIVQPDKAVFGIKDFQQLAVVRRMVEDLCLPVDILAAPVHREADGLAMSSRNVYITAKERPKVAVLNQSLNWVRNEILAGRRDFAALEAEARRRVENSGFRADYFSICHSRDLQPAADDDKQITILGAMYTSAARLIDNLSLEL
- a CDS encoding DUF6515 family protein; amino-acid sequence: MRHLATAIVTAGLLLIANPALSEVSRGLQRALDLDHHGQGKAHREQRHVKRSHDKYHDKKHQNRKQEKKRRKQERKKEKRKQRRKEKRQHRREVRHAYKSGYNKGYRQGHRKGHRHAFRAAYRPYYRHGYRGHRPHWRPVHYGYGYRWRHLPHSFVGLSLGAASFFYSDGIFYRPASRGYVVTHAPQGAIVHSLPASALTVVVGGRHYYVAYDTYYLWDDVRRGYRVVPNPGLF
- the speA gene encoding biosynthetic arginine decarboxylase, encoding MKQQQIQDWTCEDSADLYGIRNWGAGYFDLNAKGEISVQVEGPSGKAHSVSLMDIARGATERGLGMPLLLRIENLLDAQIARINTSFARAIVRCGYGNVYRGVFPIKVNQQCQVIEEIASAGHPFNHGLEAGSKAELIAALSILDNTESLIVCNGYKDEEFINLGLQAQRLGVQVFFVVETPSEVQTIIRCAEREQVRPNIGARVKLASKVGGYWNATSGDRSIFGLGSNDLIAMVDQLRKHGMLDCLKLLHYHLGSQVPNIRDIRTGVLEACRYYADLVEEGAPMGYLDLGGGLAVDYDGTKTNHIHSKNYSLDEYCVDVVEAIMGTLDSEGVAHPVIITESGRATVAYSSVLLFDILDTTRFEPVELEHTRINEGDHPMLMNLQDAVRNITPRNLQESYNDTLYYRDEVRSLYLHGQVSLRERANAENLFLQGAWEIRQLLDEAEEIPADLQALPEVLSDIYYANMSVFQSLPDIWAINQIFPLLPIHRLDEAPTRSAILADITCDCDGKIDRFIGREKAQKTLPLHELKEDEDYILGTFLIGAYQETLGDLHNLFGDTHVVSVRFQEDGSIDFSREIHGDSIADVLSYVEYQPKALFERFRRLAERAVKKGLITAAQRKQILHTYTASMSGYTYFEK
- a CDS encoding saccharopine dehydrogenase family protein, with amino-acid sequence MANILIIGAGGVGQVVAHKCAQVAEVFEHITLASRTRSKCDKIAAMLPRKIDTAEVDADNVPELVKLIESVQPDMIINVALPYQDLHIMDACLETGVHYLDTANYEPPEEAKFEYKWQWAYQDRFEKAGLMALLGSGFDPGVTSVFTAYAKKHHFDRIHTLDILDCNAGDHGLPFATNFNPEINIREITANGRYWENSQWVTTEPMAEKRVFHFPEGIGDKDIYLLYHEELESLCKHFPEIERARFWMTFGESYLKHLEVLQNVGMTGIEPVEFQGHSIVPIQFLKAMLPDPASLGPLTKGKTCIGNIIRGTKDGEEKIYYLYNTCDHQDCYKEVQSQAISYTTGVPAMIGAKMMLEGKWMKPGVWNLEQLDPDPFMHDLNKYGLPWQETWLDRPFQ
- the nspC gene encoding carboxynorspermidine decarboxylase, with the translated sequence MDLTPRVDYFGSFDPGRVPSPCFVIDEIALRDNLSVLADVQARSGAKVLAALKAFAMFSTGHIVAEYLSGTCASGLYEAKLGFEAYGGHDQGREVHVFSAGYKEGELREILTFAHHVIFNSFSQWQRYRALCLEMQQQRPELRFGLRINPEHSEGHTERYDPCAPRSRLGIVRALFDGESLEGISGLHFHTLCEQDFKPLERTIAAVKEKFGHLIPQMEWINFGGGHHITRSDYQVDALVAAVRAFSAKYAVQVYLEPGEAIALFSGILVSEVVDTSWNGQNQAILDVSATCHMPDTLEMPYRPEITGAARPGELPHTYCLGGQSCLAGDSIGEYSFQDPLKAGDRLVFEEMAYYTMVKTNTFNGIPLPAIALWNSASDELQIIKEFSYRDFKERLS
- the speB gene encoding agmatinase; translated protein: MLSENDYPIFLGSEIEQPKPEEAFFHIIPIPYEETVSYGGGTGRGPAAILAASWQLETFDNFSSPCEMGIYTRSPVSVSGSAEQVMGHIAAATQAVRALGKMPVGIGGEHSVTWGLIQGLLDAGETDFGVVQIDAHADLRDRYEGHKHSHASVMRLVVEAGVPLFQLGIRAYCEEEMQARRDYQVGYLDAHQLVPNQVQEFQLPEHFPGKVFFTLDVDGLDPSVFPATGTPVPGGLGWYQTLNLFESVARQREIIGFDLLEFAPIKGFHAYDFAAAQLLYRLMGIIQRNRPQAPTHGKVDNS